The following coding sequences are from one Gossypium hirsutum isolate 1008001.06 chromosome A12, Gossypium_hirsutum_v2.1, whole genome shotgun sequence window:
- the LOC107916779 gene encoding uncharacterized protein isoform X3, protein MTMASSNSPIHVDDGFNEYENAAKRQKSTTSKVWDEMTKLECENKNELKAQCTHSSESAFSMGKKVIAPLRNSLKPKRFKPLFAWMIGCELRDFQQKLVARMMRTIRTMRMMFLRLLFRFL, encoded by the exons ATGACTATGGCTAGTTCAAACAGTCCTATACATGTGGATGATGGGTTTAATGAGTATGAAAATGCTGCCAAACGTCAAAAGTCTACCACTTCAAAGGTGTGGGATGAAATGACAAAGCTTGAATGCGAGAACAAAAATGAATTGAAGGCACAATGTACTCACT CTTCTGAATCAGCTTTTAGTATGGGGAAGAAAGTTATCGCACCTTTGAGGAATTCACTTAAGCCAAAACGGTTCAAGCCGTTGTTTGCTTGGATGATTGGATGCGAGCTAAGGGATTTTCAACAG aaattggTTGCAAGAATGATGAGGACGATAAGGACAATGAGGATGATGTTTCTTCGATTACTTTTTAG gtttctttag
- the LOC107916779 gene encoding uncharacterized protein isoform X1 — MTMASSNSPIHVDDGFNEYENAAKRQKSTTSKVWDEMTKLECENKNELKAQCTHSSESAFSMGKKVIAPLRNSLKPKRFKPLFAWMIGCELRDFQQKLVARMMRTIRTMRMMFLRLLFSEIESTTCRNRREIRRSLQYIEEEHEDDTNTTEEMAENQNNPLPPVVAANPIN; from the exons ATGACTATGGCTAGTTCAAACAGTCCTATACATGTGGATGATGGGTTTAATGAGTATGAAAATGCTGCCAAACGTCAAAAGTCTACCACTTCAAAGGTGTGGGATGAAATGACAAAGCTTGAATGCGAGAACAAAAATGAATTGAAGGCACAATGTACTCACT CTTCTGAATCAGCTTTTAGTATGGGGAAGAAAGTTATCGCACCTTTGAGGAATTCACTTAAGCCAAAACGGTTCAAGCCGTTGTTTGCTTGGATGATTGGATGCGAGCTAAGGGATTTTCAACAG aaattggTTGCAAGAATGATGAGGACGATAAGGACAATGAGGATGATGTTTCTTCGATTACTTTTTAG TGAAATTGAAAGCACAACTTGTAGAAATcgtagagaaataaggcgaagtctACAGTATATAGAGGAAGAGCACGAGGACGATACCAATActaccgaggagatggctgaaaatcagaataatccactacctcctgtggttgctgcaaatccTATAAATTAG
- the LOC107916779 gene encoding uncharacterized protein isoform X2, translating into MTMASSNSPIHVDDGFNEYENAAKRQKSTTSKVWDEMTKLECENKNELKAQCTHSFSMGKKVIAPLRNSLKPKRFKPLFAWMIGCELRDFQQKLVARMMRTIRTMRMMFLRLLFSEIESTTCRNRREIRRSLQYIEEEHEDDTNTTEEMAENQNNPLPPVVAANPIN; encoded by the exons ATGACTATGGCTAGTTCAAACAGTCCTATACATGTGGATGATGGGTTTAATGAGTATGAAAATGCTGCCAAACGTCAAAAGTCTACCACTTCAAAGGTGTGGGATGAAATGACAAAGCTTGAATGCGAGAACAAAAATGAATTGAAGGCACAATGTACTCACT CTTTTAGTATGGGGAAGAAAGTTATCGCACCTTTGAGGAATTCACTTAAGCCAAAACGGTTCAAGCCGTTGTTTGCTTGGATGATTGGATGCGAGCTAAGGGATTTTCAACAG aaattggTTGCAAGAATGATGAGGACGATAAGGACAATGAGGATGATGTTTCTTCGATTACTTTTTAG TGAAATTGAAAGCACAACTTGTAGAAATcgtagagaaataaggcgaagtctACAGTATATAGAGGAAGAGCACGAGGACGATACCAATActaccgaggagatggctgaaaatcagaataatccactacctcctgtggttgctgcaaatccTATAAATTAG
- the LOC107916779 gene encoding uncharacterized protein isoform X4: MTMASSNSPIHVDDGFNEYENAAKRQKSTTSKVWDEMTKLECENKNELKAQCTHSFSMGKKVIAPLRNSLKPKRFKPLFAWMIGCELRDFQQKLVARMMRTIRTMRMMFLRLLFRFL; encoded by the exons ATGACTATGGCTAGTTCAAACAGTCCTATACATGTGGATGATGGGTTTAATGAGTATGAAAATGCTGCCAAACGTCAAAAGTCTACCACTTCAAAGGTGTGGGATGAAATGACAAAGCTTGAATGCGAGAACAAAAATGAATTGAAGGCACAATGTACTCACT CTTTTAGTATGGGGAAGAAAGTTATCGCACCTTTGAGGAATTCACTTAAGCCAAAACGGTTCAAGCCGTTGTTTGCTTGGATGATTGGATGCGAGCTAAGGGATTTTCAACAG aaattggTTGCAAGAATGATGAGGACGATAAGGACAATGAGGATGATGTTTCTTCGATTACTTTTTAG gtttctttag